Proteins encoded together in one Kutzneria kofuensis window:
- a CDS encoding homogentisate 1,2-dioxygenase has protein sequence MPYYRQVGEIPRKRHTQFRTPDGGLYAEELMGVEGFSSDSALLYHRHLPTAIVDAQTVEDRRCGTKPNLPLKPRHFKTPDLTWEDADAVTGRRVLFGNSDVVINFVAATAPSPLYRNATGDELLYVQTGSGVVETIYGALPVGDGDYVVIPTSCTYRVVPTAGEPMRILVLEATGHIGPPKRYLSAKGQFLEHSPYCERDVRGPAEPLLADGEDVDVLVRHRAGLTRFTYANHPFDVVGWDGCLYPWAFNIRDFEPITGRLHQPPPVHQTFEGPNFVVCSFCPRKVDYHPLSVPVPYNHANVDSDELMFYVGGNYEARKGSGIGIGSLSLHPSGCTHGPQPGAVEASLGAEFFDETAVMVDTFRPLELGEAAQACEDDAYAWTWARRQRA, from the coding sequence ATGCCTTACTACCGACAGGTCGGGGAGATCCCCCGCAAGCGGCACACCCAGTTCCGCACGCCGGACGGCGGTCTGTACGCCGAGGAGCTCATGGGCGTGGAGGGTTTCTCCTCCGATTCGGCGCTGCTCTACCACCGCCACCTGCCCACCGCGATCGTCGACGCGCAGACCGTCGAAGATCGTCGCTGCGGCACGAAACCGAACCTGCCGTTGAAACCCCGCCACTTCAAGACACCCGACCTGACCTGGGAGGACGCCGACGCGGTCACCGGCAGGCGGGTGCTGTTCGGCAACTCCGACGTGGTGATCAACTTCGTCGCGGCGACGGCCCCGAGCCCGCTGTACCGCAACGCCACCGGCGACGAGCTGCTCTACGTGCAGACCGGTTCCGGCGTGGTGGAGACGATCTACGGGGCGCTGCCTGTCGGTGACGGCGACTACGTCGTCATCCCCACCTCTTGCACCTATCGGGTGGTGCCAACCGCCGGCGAGCCGATGCGCATCCTCGTGCTGGAGGCGACCGGCCACATCGGCCCGCCCAAGCGCTACCTGTCGGCCAAGGGCCAGTTCCTGGAGCACTCCCCGTACTGCGAGCGGGACGTGCGCGGCCCGGCGGAGCCGCTGCTGGCCGACGGCGAGGACGTGGACGTGCTGGTCCGGCACCGGGCCGGGCTGACCCGGTTCACCTACGCCAACCACCCGTTCGACGTGGTCGGCTGGGACGGCTGCCTGTACCCGTGGGCGTTCAACATCCGGGACTTCGAGCCGATCACCGGCCGGCTGCACCAGCCGCCGCCCGTGCACCAGACGTTCGAGGGGCCCAACTTCGTGGTCTGCTCGTTCTGCCCGCGCAAGGTGGACTACCACCCGCTGTCCGTCCCCGTGCCGTACAACCACGCCAACGTCGACTCCGACGAGCTGATGTTCTACGTCGGCGGCAACTACGAGGCCCGCAAGGGTTCCGGCATCGGCATCGGTTCCCTGTCGCTGCACCCCTCCGGCTGCACGCACGGCCCGCAGCCGGGCGCGGTGGAGGCGTCGCTCGGCGCGGAGTTCTTCGACGAGACCGCTGTGATGGTGGACACGTTCCGGCCGCTGGAGCTCGGCGAGGCGGCCCAGGCGTGCGAGGACGACGCGTACGCCTGGACCTGGGCTCGCCGTCAGCGGGCCTGA
- the cydD gene encoding thiol reductant ABC exporter subunit CydD, whose translation MSRRGPLGDLPALSPTTRRALVVCGLLSVLNAVAVVAQAWALSSVLASVVTGHGDRPFALLAGAVVARSALVWALDTMSARAAAGAKEELRARALDRAMAHGPEWIATRGPAELTVLATKGLDALDAYFTRYLPALVTAAVVPLLVGLAVLYTDVQSAVLIAVTVPLIPLFAILIGRYTEQRTAKSADATARLSGHLLELVRALPVLTAFGRAEAQAEAVRRVGEQHRKATGATLRVAFLSAFALETIATLSVALVAVDIGLRLVGGTLGLATGLLVLVLTPECYLPLRSAGAAFHASEDGLEAVRRVAEIEAVDHHRGEIADGEITVDRLSVERRGQLAPDGASFTVRSGHITRLDSPSGAGKSTTLAVLLGFVRPTRGRVTVGGVDLSTVDLSTWRRQVAWVPQRPAFSAEIVADELALVGGDVAGVAARVGAAHLLERPIVELSTGERQRVAIARALLRVEQGARWLLLDEPTAHLDPATAGLVMTAVADAADKGVGVLLATHRIAAPEDAAVVAGTVANATKAALAPPKARIADLVNRRSMIGVLLGVLAVGSGIALTATAAWLIARASQQPPEAALAVAVVAVRAFGLGKGALRYVERLVTHDAAFRLGGSLRGQLWAALVRIGPARTTALRRTDGVQRLVDDTDTVRDLVPRVLVPPLVGLLIAVGAVALETAVLPAAGAVLAVALLVAGVGGPAVALLVERRATSALAAGRRDVAAKVLTLFDAAPDLIAFGAVRRRRAELAAADAELAATARRQALGAGAANALVTGSIGVATLICAWLAASATGLDPVLVPLLALVPLATTEAVAAIPPAAQQWGALRSAHQRVTELTGTCGEGGSTRRESPSPRNTSTEREVRPAGVDGRKPGAEYGIHLAGVDVRWPGAERPALRGVDLDVPAGSHVAVVGPSGAGKSTLMALLLGFLTPERGVAEVPDIVSWCPQEPQLVSTTVRENLRLGDPEADDDRLREALRDAQLDAWTDRLDVVVGTGGAAVSGGEAQRLAMARALLRADHAGLVLLDEPTAHLDEPTADALRQRLRTRLAGRTVVHVTHRLDEAAEADLLIEVSDGTIRLRQREAV comes from the coding sequence GTGAGCCGCCGCGGACCGCTGGGAGATCTGCCGGCGCTGTCGCCGACCACACGCCGCGCGCTGGTGGTGTGCGGCCTGCTCTCGGTGCTCAACGCCGTCGCCGTGGTGGCGCAGGCGTGGGCGCTGTCCTCGGTGCTCGCCTCCGTGGTCACCGGGCACGGCGACCGGCCGTTCGCGCTGCTGGCGGGCGCGGTGGTGGCCCGCTCGGCGCTGGTGTGGGCGCTGGACACGATGTCGGCCCGGGCCGCCGCCGGGGCCAAGGAGGAACTGCGGGCGCGGGCGTTGGACCGGGCCATGGCGCACGGTCCGGAGTGGATTGCCACGCGTGGCCCGGCCGAGCTGACCGTATTGGCCACCAAGGGTTTGGACGCCTTGGACGCGTACTTCACCCGCTACCTGCCGGCGCTGGTGACCGCCGCCGTGGTGCCGCTGCTGGTGGGCCTGGCCGTGTTGTACACGGACGTGCAGTCGGCGGTGCTGATCGCCGTCACGGTGCCGCTGATCCCGTTGTTCGCCATCCTCATCGGCCGCTACACCGAGCAGCGCACGGCGAAGTCGGCGGATGCCACCGCACGGCTGTCCGGGCACCTGCTGGAGCTGGTGCGCGCGCTGCCGGTGCTGACCGCGTTCGGCCGGGCCGAGGCGCAGGCCGAGGCGGTGCGCCGGGTCGGGGAGCAGCACCGCAAGGCCACCGGGGCGACGCTGCGGGTGGCCTTCCTGTCGGCGTTCGCGCTGGAGACCATTGCCACGCTGTCGGTCGCGCTGGTCGCCGTGGACATCGGGCTGCGGCTGGTCGGCGGCACGCTCGGCCTGGCCACCGGGCTGCTCGTGCTGGTGCTGACGCCCGAGTGCTACCTGCCGCTGCGCTCCGCGGGCGCGGCCTTCCACGCCAGCGAGGACGGGCTGGAGGCGGTGCGCCGCGTCGCCGAGATCGAAGCCGTCGACCATCACCGCGGCGAGATCGCCGACGGCGAGATCACCGTTGACCGGCTCTCGGTGGAGCGGCGCGGCCAACTCGCGCCCGACGGGGCCTCGTTCACCGTCCGATCAGGACACATCACCCGGCTGGATTCGCCCAGTGGCGCGGGGAAATCGACGACGCTGGCCGTGCTGCTCGGTTTCGTGCGGCCGACGCGGGGCCGGGTGACGGTCGGCGGTGTCGATCTGTCTACAGTGGATTTGTCGACTTGGCGACGGCAGGTGGCCTGGGTGCCGCAGCGCCCGGCCTTCAGCGCCGAGATCGTCGCGGACGAGCTGGCCCTGGTCGGCGGCGACGTGGCCGGCGTGGCTGCCCGGGTGGGCGCGGCGCACCTGCTGGAGCGCCCGATCGTGGAGCTGTCCACGGGTGAGCGGCAGCGGGTGGCCATCGCCCGCGCGCTGCTGCGCGTGGAACAGGGGGCGCGCTGGCTGCTGCTGGACGAGCCGACCGCGCACCTGGACCCGGCCACCGCCGGCCTGGTCATGACGGCCGTCGCCGACGCCGCCGACAAGGGCGTGGGCGTGCTGCTGGCCACGCACCGGATCGCCGCGCCGGAGGACGCCGCCGTGGTCGCCGGCACGGTCGCGAACGCCACCAAGGCGGCCTTGGCACCGCCCAAGGCACGCATCGCCGACCTGGTGAACCGCCGGTCCATGATCGGCGTCCTGCTCGGTGTGCTGGCCGTGGGCAGTGGTATCGCGCTGACCGCCACCGCAGCCTGGCTGATCGCCCGCGCGTCCCAGCAACCGCCGGAGGCCGCGCTCGCGGTCGCCGTGGTCGCGGTGCGGGCCTTCGGCCTGGGCAAGGGGGCGCTGCGCTACGTGGAGCGCCTGGTGACCCACGACGCCGCGTTCCGGCTCGGCGGCAGCCTGCGCGGGCAGCTGTGGGCGGCCCTGGTCCGCATCGGCCCGGCCCGCACCACCGCACTGCGCCGCACCGACGGCGTGCAGCGGCTGGTCGACGACACCGACACCGTGCGGGACCTGGTGCCCCGCGTGCTGGTTCCGCCGCTGGTCGGCCTGCTCATCGCCGTCGGCGCGGTCGCCCTGGAGACGGCCGTGCTGCCCGCCGCCGGCGCGGTGCTGGCGGTCGCGCTGCTCGTCGCCGGCGTCGGTGGGCCGGCCGTGGCCCTGCTCGTGGAGCGGCGGGCGACTTCGGCGTTGGCCGCCGGCCGGCGAGATGTCGCCGCCAAGGTGCTCACCCTGTTCGACGCCGCGCCCGACCTGATCGCCTTCGGCGCGGTCCGCCGCCGACGCGCCGAACTCGCCGCCGCGGACGCCGAGCTGGCCGCCACCGCCCGCCGGCAGGCGCTCGGCGCGGGCGCGGCAAACGCTCTCGTCACCGGCTCGATCGGTGTGGCGACCCTGATCTGCGCCTGGCTGGCCGCCTCGGCCACCGGGCTCGACCCGGTGCTGGTGCCGTTGTTGGCACTGGTGCCGTTGGCCACGACCGAGGCGGTCGCGGCCATCCCCCCGGCAGCTCAGCAGTGGGGTGCCCTGAGGTCCGCCCATCAGCGGGTCACTGAGCTGACCGGGACTTGCGGGGAGGGGGGCTCGACTCGTCGGGAGAGCCCTTCTCCCCGCAACACCAGCACGGAGCGGGAAGTTCGTCCGGCCGGAGTGGACGGGCGAAAGCCGGGGGCGGAGTACGGAATCCACCTGGCCGGCGTGGACGTGCGCTGGCCTGGGGCCGAGCGGCCGGCGCTGCGCGGCGTCGACCTGGACGTGCCGGCCGGCAGTCACGTCGCCGTGGTCGGGCCGTCCGGCGCTGGCAAGTCCACGCTGATGGCGCTGCTGCTGGGTTTCCTCACCCCCGAGCGCGGCGTGGCCGAGGTGCCGGACATCGTGTCGTGGTGCCCGCAGGAGCCCCAGCTGGTGTCCACGACCGTGCGGGAGAACCTGCGGCTGGGCGATCCCGAGGCCGACGACGACCGACTGCGCGAAGCGCTGCGCGACGCCCAGCTCGACGCCTGGACCGACCGGCTGGACGTGGTCGTCGGCACCGGCGGCGCGGCGGTGTCCGGCGGTGAGGCGCAGCGGCTGGCCATGGCCCGTGCCCTGCTGCGCGCCGACCACGCCGGCCTGGTGCTGCTGGACGAGCCGACCGCGCACCTGGACGAGCCGACCGCGGATGCGTTGCGGCAGCGGCTGCGGACCCGGCTGGCCGGCCGTACCGTCGTGCACGTCACCCACCGACTCGACGAGGCGGCCGAGGCCGACCTGCTGATCGAGGTGAGCGACGGCACGATCCGGCTGCGCCAGCGAGAGGCGGTCTAG
- a CDS encoding GAF domain-containing sensor histidine kinase: MDPALASRTLQVATEITNAALSGEDPDAVLPLVVRGAADLAGAHLCLVGVRGEDDKLTVEAAYGGVDPVGTVLSSRSVAARVARGGEPVMVNDFTSDPSTAPFVPPILRLYGPFAVVPFGTSERRLGALAVYRRRGHEPFGPATVDVLNSFAAQAGLALVLAEGATARERVAVYQERERIARDLHDVIIQRLYGAGVQLDLLSRQLGNKLSPTEGKRLADAVDQLDQTIAEVRATVRSLRNTDPLYPSPALLETARAEVATAGELLGFAPSFEIHGDFTDVPPTVADHARAALREALSNVVRHSGANAVTVSLCRDDKGLRLKVVDNGCGIPPGVARRGLLHLEERAEAAGGTCVVESSARTGTSVRWEVPL; this comes from the coding sequence ATGGATCCCGCACTCGCCAGCCGCACCCTCCAGGTCGCCACCGAGATCACCAACGCCGCACTGTCCGGGGAGGACCCCGACGCCGTGCTGCCGCTGGTGGTTCGGGGCGCGGCCGACCTTGCCGGCGCCCACCTGTGCCTGGTCGGCGTGCGCGGCGAGGACGACAAGCTGACCGTGGAGGCGGCGTACGGCGGCGTCGACCCCGTCGGCACCGTGCTGTCCTCGCGCTCGGTCGCCGCTCGGGTGGCCCGCGGCGGCGAGCCGGTGATGGTCAACGACTTCACCTCCGACCCCAGCACCGCCCCGTTCGTGCCGCCGATCCTGCGGCTGTACGGGCCGTTCGCGGTGGTGCCGTTCGGCACCAGCGAGCGGCGGCTCGGCGCGCTGGCCGTGTACCGGCGGCGCGGGCACGAGCCGTTCGGGCCGGCCACCGTCGACGTGCTCAACTCGTTCGCCGCCCAGGCCGGGTTGGCGCTCGTGCTGGCCGAGGGCGCGACCGCGCGCGAGCGGGTCGCCGTCTACCAGGAGCGCGAGCGCATCGCCCGCGACCTGCACGACGTGATCATCCAGCGGCTCTACGGCGCCGGCGTGCAACTGGACCTGCTCAGCCGGCAGCTGGGCAACAAGCTCTCGCCGACCGAGGGCAAACGCCTGGCCGACGCCGTCGACCAGCTCGACCAGACCATCGCCGAGGTGCGCGCCACCGTCCGGTCGCTGCGCAACACCGACCCGCTCTACCCGTCGCCGGCGCTGCTGGAGACCGCCCGCGCCGAGGTCGCCACGGCCGGCGAGTTGCTCGGGTTCGCGCCGTCGTTCGAGATCCATGGCGACTTCACCGACGTGCCCCCCACGGTCGCCGACCATGCCCGCGCCGCGCTGCGGGAGGCGCTGTCCAACGTCGTGCGGCATTCCGGGGCTAACGCCGTCACGGTGTCGCTGTGCCGGGACGACAAGGGCCTGCGGCTCAAGGTCGTGGACAACGGCTGCGGCATCCCGCCCGGCGTCGCCCGCCGAGGGCTGTTGCACCTGGAGGAACGCGCCGAGGCCGCCGGCGGCACCTGCGTGGTGGAATCCAGCGCGCGGACGGGGACGTCGGTGCGCTGGGAAGTGCCGTTGTAG
- the cydB gene encoding cytochrome d ubiquinol oxidase subunit II yields MDLPTLWFWVITALWTGYFFLEGFDFGVGMLTRLLARDNTERRVLVNTIGPVWDGNEVWVIVAIGATFAAFPPWYATMLSAEYLPVLLILLALIGRGVAFEYRGKVDSDRWRHGWDLVILLGSWIPPLGWGLVITGVATGLPIGKDGVLEGGLGALFTWPAVLGALALAGFSLVHGSVFVALKTDGEIRRRARALALRVGPLCLLPMAVLMVLVQVRQGGLVTIVIAAVGLLAGAGALVRLAAGREGQAFALLGVLIASVVVSLFGSDFPTIIASTVDPSYSLTVANAASSPYTLGVITWVAAFGTPAVLVYQGWTYWVFRRRISAAHIPPVHVP; encoded by the coding sequence GTGGACCTGCCTACCCTGTGGTTCTGGGTGATCACCGCGCTCTGGACGGGCTACTTCTTCCTGGAGGGCTTCGACTTCGGCGTCGGCATGCTGACCCGCCTGCTGGCCCGGGACAACACCGAGCGCCGGGTGCTGGTGAACACCATCGGCCCGGTCTGGGACGGCAACGAGGTGTGGGTGATCGTCGCCATCGGCGCCACCTTCGCCGCGTTCCCGCCGTGGTACGCCACCATGCTCTCGGCCGAGTACCTGCCGGTGCTGCTCATCCTGCTCGCGCTGATCGGCCGCGGCGTCGCGTTCGAGTACCGCGGCAAGGTGGACAGCGACCGCTGGCGGCACGGCTGGGACCTGGTGATCCTGCTCGGCTCGTGGATTCCGCCGCTGGGCTGGGGCCTGGTCATCACCGGCGTCGCCACCGGGCTGCCGATCGGCAAGGACGGCGTGCTGGAGGGCGGCCTGGGCGCGCTGTTCACCTGGCCGGCGGTGCTGGGCGCGCTGGCGTTGGCCGGATTCAGCCTGGTGCACGGATCGGTGTTCGTGGCGCTCAAGACCGACGGTGAGATCCGCCGGCGGGCGCGTGCGCTGGCGCTGCGCGTCGGGCCGCTCTGCCTGCTGCCGATGGCGGTGCTGATGGTGCTGGTGCAGGTGCGCCAGGGCGGGCTGGTGACGATCGTGATCGCCGCCGTCGGGCTGCTCGCCGGGGCAGGGGCGCTGGTGCGGCTGGCGGCCGGCCGGGAGGGGCAGGCGTTCGCGCTGCTGGGCGTGCTCATCGCGAGCGTGGTGGTGTCGCTGTTCGGCTCGGACTTCCCGACCATCATCGCGTCCACCGTGGACCCGAGCTACTCGCTGACCGTGGCCAACGCCGCGTCCAGCCCGTACACGCTGGGCGTGATCACCTGGGTCGCCGCCTTCGGCACGCCGGCCGTCCTGGTCTACCAGGGCTGGACGTACTGGGTGTTCCGCCGCCGCATCAGCGCCGCGCACATTCCCCCGGTGCACGTGCCGTGA
- a CDS encoding TMEM165/GDT1 family protein, producing the protein MAATFLVLLTAFAVVLAVELPDKTLVATLVLTTRYRAWPVFVGVCVAFLVQCVIAVSFGSVLTLLPERVTTGVVTVLFAVGAVMLLREGFGAEEDSEQDAARSGPDEVSFRRAALTSFGVLFAAEWGDASQLATAGLTAHYGHPFAVGLGAWLALVAVAGVAVLVGRKIRARVRPQLIQRIAGFVFAAFAAFALYQTIVG; encoded by the coding sequence GTGGCCGCAACGTTTCTGGTGCTGTTGACCGCCTTCGCCGTGGTGCTCGCGGTGGAGCTGCCGGACAAGACGCTCGTCGCCACCCTCGTGCTCACCACGCGCTACCGGGCCTGGCCCGTGTTCGTCGGCGTGTGCGTGGCGTTCCTGGTGCAGTGCGTGATCGCCGTGTCCTTCGGCAGCGTGCTGACGCTGCTGCCCGAACGGGTCACCACCGGCGTCGTCACCGTGCTGTTCGCCGTCGGCGCCGTCATGCTGCTGCGCGAGGGCTTCGGCGCCGAGGAGGACAGCGAGCAGGACGCCGCCCGCTCCGGCCCCGACGAGGTGTCCTTCCGCCGGGCCGCCCTCACCTCGTTCGGTGTGCTGTTCGCCGCCGAATGGGGCGACGCCTCGCAGCTGGCCACCGCCGGCCTCACCGCCCACTACGGCCACCCCTTCGCCGTCGGCCTCGGGGCGTGGCTCGCCCTCGTCGCCGTCGCCGGGGTCGCGGTGCTCGTCGGCCGCAAGATCCGCGCCCGCGTCCGCCCGCAGCTGATCCAGCGCATCGCCGGCTTCGTCTTCGCCGCCTTCGCCGCGTTCGCCCTGTACCAGACGATCGTCGGCTGA
- the fahA gene encoding fumarylacetoacetase, with amino-acid sequence MTWIDDPEFTGDHPFGPQTLPYGVIDEGVAVRVGGQALPLRPIASSFGERLAELVSADSLDPLLAADRPLWSELRARLLELVTATRAPQGAVLAPLSTARLPFTVGDYVDFYSSRHHAENVGKIFRPDGAALLPNWTHLPVGYHGRAGTVMVSGTDVVRPKGQRKGERGPAFGPSVRLDIEAEVGFVCGGPVAREVHTSAAADHVFGVVLVNDWSARDIQAWEYQPLGPFLAKSFATSVSAWITPLEALSRARVAPPAPPNPLLPYLVEDVDWGLDLALRVSWNDTVVTTPPFASMSWTFAQQLAHMTVNGATVRPGDLFASGTVSGPDKFQRGSFLELSWGGKEPVELSDGSSRTFLEDGDTVVITATAPGEDGTVVGISEVAGTVRPAV; translated from the coding sequence GTGACCTGGATCGACGACCCGGAGTTCACCGGGGACCACCCGTTCGGGCCGCAGACGCTGCCGTACGGAGTGATCGACGAGGGCGTCGCGGTCCGGGTCGGTGGTCAGGCGCTGCCGCTGCGGCCGATCGCGTCGTCATTCGGCGAGCGGCTGGCGGAGCTGGTGTCGGCCGACAGCCTCGACCCGTTGCTGGCCGCAGATCGGCCGCTGTGGAGCGAACTGCGGGCCCGGCTCCTCGAGCTCGTCACGGCCACCAGGGCGCCGCAGGGGGCCGTTCTGGCGCCGCTGTCGACGGCCCGGCTGCCGTTCACCGTCGGCGACTACGTGGACTTCTACTCGTCCCGGCACCACGCGGAGAACGTCGGCAAGATCTTCCGGCCCGACGGGGCGGCGCTGCTGCCGAACTGGACGCACCTGCCGGTCGGCTACCACGGCCGCGCCGGCACCGTGATGGTGTCCGGCACGGACGTGGTGCGGCCCAAGGGCCAGCGCAAGGGCGAGCGCGGCCCCGCGTTCGGGCCGAGCGTGCGGCTGGACATCGAGGCCGAGGTCGGCTTCGTCTGCGGCGGCCCGGTCGCCCGCGAGGTCCACACGTCCGCGGCCGCCGACCACGTCTTCGGCGTCGTGCTGGTCAACGACTGGTCGGCGCGGGACATCCAGGCGTGGGAGTACCAGCCGCTCGGGCCGTTCCTGGCCAAGTCGTTCGCCACGTCGGTGAGCGCCTGGATCACGCCGCTGGAGGCGCTGTCCCGGGCCCGGGTCGCGCCGCCAGCGCCGCCCAACCCGCTGTTGCCGTACCTCGTCGAGGACGTCGACTGGGGGCTGGACCTGGCGCTGCGGGTGTCGTGGAACGACACCGTCGTCACCACCCCGCCGTTCGCGAGCATGTCGTGGACGTTCGCGCAGCAGCTGGCGCACATGACCGTGAACGGCGCGACCGTGCGGCCCGGCGACCTGTTCGCCTCCGGCACCGTGTCCGGGCCGGACAAGTTCCAGCGCGGCAGCTTCCTGGAGCTCAGCTGGGGCGGCAAGGAGCCGGTCGAGCTCTCCGACGGCAGTTCGCGGACGTTCCTGGAGGACGGCGACACCGTTGTGATCACGGCGACCGCGCCCGGCGAGGACGGCACCGTGGTCGGCATCTCCGAGGTGGCCGGCACCGTGAGGCCGGCGGTCTGA
- a CDS encoding cytochrome ubiquinol oxidase subunit I: protein MDVLDVARWQFAITTVYHFLMVPLTIGLSIVVAVMQTAWVRTGKAHYLAMTKFWGKLMLVNFAMGVVTGIVQEFQFGMTWSAYSRFVGDVFGAPLAMEGIVAFMVESTFLGLWIFGWERLPKRVHLACLWAASLASTASAYFILSANSWMQHPVGIELVDGRPRLTSIWAVLTNNTAIAAFTHTVSGGFAVAGTFLVGISAWHLWKKHKLSAVDDPDRKVWSASLRLGAWIGMVAFAAVALTGDTQGKLMFQQQPMKMAAAEALCHTEAPASFSIFAYGDVSRPDCENVKSITVPALLSFLAHNDFSTEVKGVQDLTTLYEQKYGHNYPVDPSLGALSGQPIDYVPDLPVTYWGFRFMIGFGAIAAGAALLALWLTRRGRVPRTKWFPRLALLSIATPFLANSFGWIFTEMGRQPFVVVPNPTGVDGVFMYTAQAVSPGVSAGQVLTSLIALTVVYGVLAVVEVFLLVRYAKAGVAGVMPPPGDGDADQKKPDDDVLAFAY from the coding sequence GTGGACGTACTCGATGTGGCCAGGTGGCAGTTCGCGATCACCACCGTCTACCACTTCCTGATGGTGCCGTTGACCATCGGGCTGTCCATTGTGGTCGCCGTGATGCAGACGGCCTGGGTGCGCACGGGGAAGGCGCACTACCTGGCGATGACCAAGTTCTGGGGCAAGCTGATGTTGGTCAACTTCGCCATGGGCGTGGTGACCGGCATCGTCCAGGAGTTCCAGTTCGGCATGACCTGGTCGGCCTACTCCCGCTTCGTCGGCGACGTCTTCGGCGCGCCGCTGGCGATGGAGGGCATCGTCGCCTTCATGGTCGAGTCGACCTTCCTGGGCCTGTGGATCTTCGGCTGGGAGCGGCTGCCCAAGCGGGTGCACCTGGCCTGCCTGTGGGCGGCGTCGCTGGCCTCGACGGCGTCGGCGTACTTCATCCTGTCCGCGAACTCGTGGATGCAGCACCCGGTCGGCATCGAGCTGGTGGACGGCAGGCCCCGGCTCACCTCGATCTGGGCGGTGCTCACCAATAACACGGCGATCGCGGCGTTCACGCACACCGTCTCGGGCGGCTTCGCCGTCGCCGGCACGTTCCTGGTCGGCATCTCGGCCTGGCACCTGTGGAAGAAGCACAAGCTGTCCGCTGTGGACGATCCGGACCGCAAGGTGTGGTCGGCCTCGCTCAGGCTGGGCGCCTGGATCGGCATGGTCGCGTTCGCCGCGGTCGCGCTCACCGGCGACACCCAGGGCAAGCTGATGTTCCAGCAGCAGCCGATGAAGATGGCCGCGGCGGAGGCGCTGTGCCACACCGAGGCGCCGGCCAGCTTCTCGATCTTCGCCTACGGCGACGTGTCCCGGCCGGACTGCGAGAACGTCAAGAGCATCACCGTGCCGGCGCTGCTGTCCTTCCTGGCCCACAACGACTTCTCCACCGAGGTCAAGGGCGTGCAGGACCTGACCACGCTCTACGAGCAGAAGTACGGGCACAACTACCCGGTCGACCCCAGCCTGGGCGCGTTGTCCGGCCAGCCGATCGACTACGTGCCCGACCTGCCGGTCACCTACTGGGGCTTCCGCTTCATGATCGGGTTCGGTGCCATCGCGGCCGGGGCGGCGCTGCTCGCGCTCTGGCTGACCAGGCGCGGCCGCGTTCCGCGCACGAAGTGGTTCCCGCGGCTGGCGCTGCTGTCGATCGCGACCCCGTTCCTGGCCAACAGCTTCGGCTGGATCTTCACGGAGATGGGCCGGCAGCCGTTCGTGGTGGTACCCAATCCGACCGGTGTGGACGGTGTCTTCATGTACACCGCGCAGGCGGTGTCGCCGGGCGTGTCCGCCGGCCAGGTGCTGACCTCGCTGATCGCGCTCACCGTGGTGTACGGCGTGCTGGCGGTGGTGGAGGTGTTCCTGCTGGTGCGCTACGCGAAGGCGGGCGTCGCGGGCGTGATGCCGCCGCCGGGCGACGGCGACGCCGACCAGAAGAAGCCCGACGACGACGTGCTCGCGTTCGCGTACTGA
- a CDS encoding IclR family transcriptional regulator has product MVEPATRESSLTLERGLALLQAVADSDTGAPSISDLATAIGASRAAVYRLLVPLQARGLVLRDGSKVRLGLGVLQLAAKVVPQLRNAATPPLRELAEGVGATAHLTVAEGHEAQAVAVIEPSWTTYHVAYRVGTRHPVSRGAGGKAMSLPPGGPEWVDSTGELQPGAYGVAAPVRGVPGLRASVGVISMEPLDQSVVGPLVVAAAAAVAQALS; this is encoded by the coding sequence ATGGTCGAGCCGGCCACCCGTGAGAGTTCGCTGACGCTGGAGCGGGGCCTCGCCCTGCTCCAGGCCGTCGCGGACTCGGACACGGGTGCGCCGAGCATCAGCGACCTGGCGACCGCCATCGGCGCCTCCCGGGCGGCCGTCTACCGGCTGCTGGTGCCGTTGCAGGCCCGCGGTCTCGTGCTGCGTGACGGGTCCAAGGTGCGGCTGGGGCTCGGTGTGCTGCAGCTGGCCGCCAAGGTCGTGCCGCAGCTCCGCAACGCCGCAACGCCGCCCCTTCGCGAGCTTGCCGAGGGGGTCGGGGCCACCGCCCACCTCACCGTCGCCGAGGGGCACGAGGCGCAGGCGGTTGCCGTCATCGAGCCGTCGTGGACGACGTATCACGTGGCCTACCGGGTGGGCACGAGGCACCCGGTCAGCCGTGGCGCCGGCGGCAAGGCCATGTCCCTGCCGCCGGGCGGCCCCGAGTGGGTCGACAGCACCGGCGAGCTGCAGCCCGGCGCCTACGGCGTCGCCGCCCCCGTGCGGGGCGTGCCGGGGCTGCGGGCCAGCGTCGGCGTCATCTCCATGGAGCCCCTCGACCAGAGCGTCGTCGGCCCGCTCGTGGTCGCCGCCGCGGCGGCCGTCGCCCAGGCGTTGAGCTGA